A genome region from Patescibacteria group bacterium includes the following:
- a CDS encoding tRNA-binding protein: MANFDDFLKLDIRVGKIIDAEELPNPKHTTHKITIDFGEEIGKKVSGARLVRYTEKQLIGKLVLGVVNLPPKQIGQLASEVLTLGAMDAQKECVLISPDSKDAIIGSKIY; encoded by the coding sequence ATGGCAAATTTTGATGACTTCTTAAAATTAGATATTCGGGTGGGAAAAATTATTGATGCCGAGGAACTGCCAAATCCAAAACACACTACCCATAAAATCACCATTGATTTCGGGGAGGAAATTGGCAAAAAAGTCTCTGGCGCTCGTCTCGTTCGCTACACCGAAAAACAGTTAATCGGCAAACTGGTCTTAGGCGTTGTAAATTTACCGCCCAAACAAATCGGGCAATTAGCTTCTGAAGTGCTAACATTGGGAGCTATGGATGCCCAAAAAGAATGCGTCCTCATCTCTCCTGACAGTAAAGATGCAATTATTGGCAGTAAAATTTATTAA
- a CDS encoding RluA family pseudouridine synthase — protein sequence MNKFIVQVKDKEERLDKFLVRKFPQYSRSHLQKNIKRGRVAVNRENDKKPDYRLKAGDIVEADIKPLEMVSLAPDKTIPLDIVYENDDLLVINKRAGIVVHAGVGRTKNNLVNALIAHYPKIKKVGDAPDIRPGIVHRLDKDASGLMVIAKNNPSFQYLKGLFQKRRIEKIYLSLVWGNFKEKRGKINTPLAKNPNNPAKMVVVQNPKDSLQRRAKAALTEFEVIEQFDNTAYIKVYLRTGRRHQIRVHFKSIGHPLVNDRFYGYRKQRFLGSGRLFLHASELTFTSPQGKKLSFTSKLPNDLQEILTQQE from the coding sequence ATGAACAAATTTATTGTTCAAGTAAAAGATAAAGAGGAACGGTTGGACAAATTTTTAGTGCGCAAGTTTCCACAATATTCGCGCTCCCATTTACAAAAGAATATTAAAAGAGGACGAGTCGCTGTAAACAGAGAGAATGACAAAAAACCTGATTACAGGCTTAAAGCGGGGGATATTGTTGAAGCTGACATTAAACCTTTAGAAATGGTTAGTTTGGCTCCAGATAAAACTATCCCTTTAGATATTGTTTATGAAAACGATGATCTGTTGGTAATTAATAAGCGAGCCGGAATTGTAGTGCACGCCGGGGTGGGACGAACAAAAAACAATTTAGTTAATGCTCTGATTGCTCACTATCCTAAAATTAAAAAAGTGGGCGATGCGCCCGACATTCGCCCCGGCATTGTTCACCGGTTAGATAAAGACGCTTCTGGATTGATGGTAATAGCAAAAAATAATCCCTCTTTCCAATACCTCAAAGGGTTATTTCAGAAAAGAAGAATTGAAAAGATATATCTCTCCCTAGTTTGGGGCAATTTTAAGGAAAAAAGAGGCAAAATCAATACGCCTCTGGCAAAGAATCCAAACAATCCGGCAAAAATGGTCGTGGTCCAGAACCCTAAAGATTCCTTGCAAAGACGCGCTAAAGCGGCTTTAACCGAATTTGAGGTGATAGAACAGTTTGACAATACCGCCTATATTAAAGTATATTTAAGAACAGGACGGCGGCATCAAATCCGCGTCCATTTTAAATCCATTGGTCATCCTTTAGTCAATGATCGTTTTTATGGTTATCGCAAACAGCGGTTCTTGGGTTCAGGTCGTCTTTTTCTCCACGCGAGCGAATTGACTTTTACTTCTCCGCAGGGCAAAAAATTATCATTTACCTCTAAATTGCCTAATGATTTACAAGAAATCCTAACGCAGCAGGAATAA
- a CDS encoding MazG-like family protein: MKKYSLQEVINITRKEIMAFEKVEQRKWGIEANVVELAKQVGGLAKHIMVQEKYYLKERYKKPEYKTAKKDIEDELADVFFCLVRIADYYKISLEKALIEARIKGLRDRGTQLK; this comes from the coding sequence ATGAAAAAATATAGCTTGCAAGAAGTTATTAATATTACTCGGAAAGAGATTATGGCTTTCGAAAAAGTAGAGCAGAGGAAATGGGGCATAGAAGCTAATGTGGTAGAATTAGCAAAACAGGTCGGCGGCTTGGCAAAACACATTATGGTGCAGGAAAAATATTATCTCAAAGAAAGATATAAAAAACCTGAATATAAAACAGCTAAAAAGGATATAGAAGATGAACTTGCTGACGTTTTCTTTTGTTTAGTGCGTATTGCGGATTATTATAAGATTAGTCTGGAAAAGGCACTAATTGAGGCGAGAATCAAAGGATTAAGGGATCGAGGCACTCAACTAAAATAA
- a CDS encoding RNHCP domain-containing protein, whose product MVFTESKKFQRNKEDFTCVKCGSLVHGNGYTNHCPHCLWSKHVDFQPGDRQEGCQGMMQPISVELRKGIFILTHRCLKCGKRKTNRAAHEDNLELILQLSQNTN is encoded by the coding sequence ATGGTATTTACAGAGAGTAAAAAATTTCAACGCAATAAAGAAGATTTCACGTGCGTAAAATGTGGTTCTCTGGTTCATGGCAATGGCTATACCAACCATTGTCCCCATTGTCTTTGGAGCAAGCATGTGGATTTCCAACCTGGCGACCGCCAAGAGGGATGCCAAGGCATGATGCAGCCTATAAGCGTTGAGCTTCGGAAAGGGATATTTATCCTTACCCATCGTTGTCTTAAATGCGGAAAACGGAAAACTAATCGCGCCGCTCACGAAGACAATTTAGAGCTTATTCTGCAACTATCTCAAAACACAAACTAA